A stretch of Syntrophobacterales bacterium DNA encodes these proteins:
- a CDS encoding HD domain-containing protein encodes MNSFFANLGERIRREKIISRIAEKQFHGDVYLVGGAIREIALGGSPKDYDFVINNEKDLRIFEAAFSASSFILGKKPIQTHRIVARDTSLDISFHLGLIEIDLSRRDFTVNAMAYDVKNGTIIDPLGGLADIERKIIRHTGEQVIGDDPLRMLKAVRHLATLNGFSLDANLEEAIRNSKELIHQSAPERIKYELDQIITSYKAFEGMKVMERTGLLFDLFPGLQRLRELDEEKGFVLTTYGHTIDGFKYLRKYGDTYDLNEKALRNVGYALLFHDLGKARTFSYDKDKMAVHFFYHERHSREIATSIMETLRFSSSEIKNVVALIESHMRIFLISGPEATERAVRRLVYKMEDLTPMLIVHSMCDMFGSSGGSENESTRQVEIKCGAILKMYYDWKKQPLPRLVSGDDLLSVGFRSGPYVGMVLADIREKQISGEIREKSEALQYALTFLRSPS; translated from the coding sequence ATGAACTCATTTTTCGCCAACCTCGGAGAGAGGATTAGAAGGGAAAAAATCATATCCAGGATCGCTGAAAAACAATTCCACGGAGACGTATACCTTGTGGGCGGTGCAATAAGAGAGATCGCCCTTGGCGGTTCTCCTAAAGATTATGATTTTGTCATCAATAACGAGAAGGACCTTAGAATTTTCGAAGCTGCATTCTCTGCGTCTTCTTTCATCCTCGGAAAAAAACCTATCCAAACCCACAGGATCGTCGCGAGGGATACCTCTCTGGATATAAGCTTTCACCTGGGCCTCATTGAAATAGACCTATCCAGGAGGGATTTCACAGTTAACGCAATGGCATACGATGTGAAAAATGGTACGATAATTGACCCTCTTGGAGGGCTTGCGGACATTGAGCGAAAGATCATCAGGCATACCGGGGAACAGGTGATCGGTGATGACCCCCTTAGGATGTTGAAGGCTGTCCGCCACCTCGCCACACTTAACGGTTTCTCTCTTGACGCTAATCTGGAAGAGGCGATCCGGAATTCAAAAGAGCTTATTCATCAGTCCGCTCCCGAAAGGATCAAGTATGAATTGGATCAGATTATAACCTCGTATAAAGCCTTTGAAGGGATGAAAGTCATGGAGAGGACAGGTCTTCTTTTCGACCTCTTCCCCGGCCTTCAGAGACTTAGGGAATTGGATGAGGAAAAAGGATTTGTTCTTACGACATACGGCCATACGATAGACGGATTCAAGTATCTCAGAAAGTACGGGGATACATATGATCTCAACGAAAAAGCTCTTAGAAATGTTGGGTACGCGCTTTTGTTTCATGATTTGGGGAAGGCTCGGACGTTTTCGTATGACAAGGACAAGATGGCCGTCCATTTCTTCTATCACGAAAGACATTCACGAGAGATTGCCACATCCATAATGGAGACGTTGCGCTTCAGTTCCAGCGAGATTAAGAATGTTGTCGCTCTTATAGAAAGTCACATGAGAATCTTTCTTATAAGCGGCCCTGAAGCCACGGAAAGGGCTGTACGGAGACTGGTCTACAAAATGGAGGACCTTACTCCTATGCTCATAGTGCACTCCATGTGCGATATGTTTGGCAGCTCCGGAGGCTCGGAGAATGAGTCGACGAGGCAGGTTGAGATAAAATGCGGTGCCATCCTCAAGATGTATTATGATTGGAAAAAACAGCCATTACCGAGGCTCGTCAGCGGCGATGACCTCTTGTCGGTGGGATTTCGTTCCGGACCGTATGTCGGGATGGTGTTGGCCGATATCCGGGAGAAGCAGATCTCCGGCGAAATCCGCGAAAAAAGCGAAGCATTGCAGTATGCCTTAACATTTCTCAGATCACCATCATGA
- the mnmG gene encoding tRNA uridine-5-carboxymethylaminomethyl(34) synthesis enzyme MnmG, with the protein MDTYDVIVIGAGHAGCEAALAASRMSGKTLLLTMNLDHIAYMSCNPAIGGLGKGHLVKEIDALDGEMAKNIDATGIQFRVLNMKKGPAVRSTRIQADKALYAARMKSRLEEQENLAIKQGTVERLLTDNNAVIGVETKWGEKFRGKTVVVTTGTFLRGLIHIGLNHFEAGRMGDFPSISLSVSLQALGFEIGRLKTGTCPRLDGRTINFSKLEPQHSDDPPKPFSFLTPSITNRRVPCWIGYTNTVTHEVLKSGFDRSPLYTGKIKGTGVRYCPSIEDKIVRFKDKERHRIFVEPEGLNTVEYYPNGLSTSLPLDIQLAMLRTIEGMESVEITRPGYAIEYDFIPPTQLYPTLETKMVKNLFLAGQINGTTGYEEAGALGLMAGVNAALKASGRDGLIFGRDEAYIGVMIDDLVTKGVDEPYRMFTSRAEHRLFLREDNADLRLTKKGYDIGLVNLERYSMVQEKKSKIMETHSILKSIRLTPTKETNIQLQKAGFENIKNPVTLEELLKKPGCTFHEITGLEKKLLNVEENIAYQVELNVKYQGYTDRQRKMVKRTKKLEDQKIPPNIEYEEISGLSREMVEKFSRIRPFSLGQASRIPGVTPASITALLIHFKKKGML; encoded by the coding sequence ATGGATACATATGATGTGATTGTTATTGGGGCCGGCCATGCCGGTTGCGAAGCGGCGCTAGCTGCATCCAGAATGTCTGGCAAGACCCTTCTTCTTACAATGAACTTGGACCATATCGCGTACATGTCCTGTAATCCAGCCATTGGGGGCCTAGGCAAAGGACATCTCGTGAAGGAGATAGACGCCCTGGACGGAGAGATGGCAAAGAATATCGATGCCACAGGCATTCAATTTAGGGTCCTGAATATGAAAAAAGGCCCTGCGGTCCGCTCTACCCGTATCCAGGCGGATAAGGCGCTATATGCCGCACGAATGAAAAGCAGGCTTGAAGAACAGGAAAATTTGGCCATAAAACAGGGGACTGTGGAACGGTTGCTCACGGATAACAATGCAGTTATCGGGGTTGAGACAAAATGGGGCGAAAAATTTCGAGGAAAGACGGTTGTGGTCACCACCGGCACATTCCTCAGAGGTCTCATCCATATCGGGCTTAACCATTTCGAGGCTGGCAGAATGGGTGATTTTCCGTCAATTAGTCTTTCGGTCTCCCTTCAAGCGCTCGGATTCGAGATCGGACGGCTCAAGACAGGGACGTGTCCGCGCCTTGACGGACGGACTATTAATTTCTCAAAACTTGAACCCCAGCACAGCGATGACCCTCCCAAACCATTCTCTTTTCTTACCCCATCAATAACAAACAGACGCGTGCCATGTTGGATCGGCTACACAAATACGGTAACCCACGAGGTACTAAAGTCTGGCTTTGACCGCTCCCCCCTCTACACCGGAAAGATAAAGGGCACCGGTGTCAGGTACTGCCCTTCCATTGAAGACAAAATTGTCCGGTTCAAGGACAAGGAAAGGCATCGTATATTCGTAGAACCAGAGGGTCTCAATACGGTAGAGTATTACCCTAACGGCCTTTCCACGAGTCTGCCCCTCGATATACAGCTTGCCATGCTCCGGACCATTGAAGGCATGGAGTCAGTGGAGATTACCCGTCCAGGATACGCCATCGAATACGACTTTATCCCTCCCACCCAACTTTATCCTACTTTAGAGACGAAAATGGTAAAAAACCTGTTTCTTGCGGGTCAAATCAACGGCACAACGGGATATGAGGAGGCGGGAGCCCTCGGATTGATGGCCGGGGTTAATGCCGCATTAAAGGCGTCGGGCAGAGATGGACTGATCTTTGGACGAGATGAAGCCTACATAGGGGTGATGATTGACGACCTTGTGACAAAAGGCGTTGATGAGCCTTACAGAATGTTTACATCACGGGCGGAGCACAGGCTTTTTCTGCGCGAAGACAACGCGGATCTAAGACTCACAAAAAAAGGCTACGATATAGGCCTTGTGAACCTGGAAAGATATTCAATGGTACAGGAAAAAAAGTCAAAGATCATGGAGACGCATTCAATACTCAAATCCATCAGGCTTACACCCACAAAAGAAACTAACATACAGCTTCAGAAGGCAGGATTTGAAAACATCAAGAATCCGGTTACCCTCGAAGAACTACTCAAGAAGCCGGGTTGCACTTTTCACGAGATTACCGGCCTCGAAAAAAAACTCCTCAATGTGGAAGAAAATATTGCTTATCAGGTAGAGTTAAATGTAAAATACCAAGGCTATACTGACAGGCAACGCAAGATGGTAAAGAGAACCAAGAAACTTGAGGACCAGAAGATCCCTCCAAATATAGAGTACGAAGAAATTTCGGGGCTTTCGAGAGAGATGGTGGAGAAATTTTCACGAATCAGGCCCTTTTCTCTTGGTCAGGCTTCAAGGATACCCGGAGTTACCCCCGCTTCAATCACGGCCCTCCTAATCCATTTCAAGAAGAAGGGCATGTTGTAA
- the carA gene encoding glutamine-hydrolyzing carbamoyl-phosphate synthase small subunit — translation MKALIALEDGTIFEGKSYGAPGEKEGEIVFNTSMTGYQEIMTDPSYKGQIVAMTYPLIGNYGVNAEDVESDSPKVEGFIVREFSKITSNYRAEDNLLNYFKKHNIVAIEEVDTRALARHLRVRGVMKGIISTVDLDPLSLVEKARNSKGIVGKDLVREVTCNAPYVFGNDDGDLRCVVMDFGVKDNILKMLKKEGCHVTVVPAKIKAEDVLAMRPDGVLLSNGPGDPEAVTYAIEEIKKFLGKVPIFGICLGQQLLGLAYGGNTYKLKFGHRGANQPVKNLRTGRVHITSENHGFAVDINSITSASVRVTHVNLNDNTVEGMEHEVYPNFSVQFYPEASLGPHDPYGLFRKFRDMMESFKKEKYA, via the coding sequence ATGAAGGCACTGATTGCACTGGAAGACGGAACCATATTCGAGGGAAAAAGTTACGGGGCCCCGGGCGAAAAAGAAGGAGAGATCGTCTTCAACACGAGCATGACCGGGTATCAGGAAATCATGACCGATCCATCGTATAAAGGACAGATTGTGGCCATGACCTACCCTTTGATCGGGAACTATGGAGTAAATGCCGAAGACGTCGAGTCAGATAGTCCTAAAGTTGAAGGTTTTATTGTCAGGGAATTCAGTAAAATCACTAGCAACTACAGGGCCGAAGATAACCTCTTAAATTACTTCAAAAAGCACAATATAGTTGCCATTGAGGAAGTGGATACAAGAGCCCTCGCCAGACACTTAAGGGTCCGGGGTGTCATGAAGGGGATAATCTCTACCGTCGATCTTGACCCTTTGAGCCTTGTGGAAAAGGCGCGGAATTCCAAGGGGATCGTGGGAAAGGACCTGGTAAGAGAAGTCACGTGCAATGCCCCTTATGTGTTCGGCAATGACGACGGTGATTTGAGATGTGTTGTCATGGACTTCGGTGTAAAAGACAATATTCTGAAAATGCTCAAAAAAGAGGGTTGCCATGTCACAGTGGTTCCCGCCAAAATAAAAGCAGAAGATGTCTTAGCCATGAGGCCTGACGGAGTGTTGCTCTCCAACGGCCCCGGCGATCCTGAAGCCGTTACCTATGCGATTGAAGAAATAAAGAAGTTCCTTGGAAAAGTACCCATATTCGGCATATGTCTCGGGCAGCAACTCCTAGGACTCGCATACGGAGGCAATACATATAAATTGAAATTCGGCCACAGGGGAGCAAACCAGCCTGTAAAGAATCTCCGTACGGGACGCGTCCATATTACATCGGAAAATCATGGATTTGCCGTGGATATCAACTCAATAACGTCGGCATCGGTGAGAGTCACCCACGTCAACTTGAACGACAATACCGTGGAAGGCATGGAGCATGAGGTCTACCCCAATTTCTCTGTTCAGTTTTATCCGGAGGCATCTCTTGGACCTCATGATCCGTATGGTTTGTTCAGAAAATTTAGAGATATGATGGAATCATTCAAAAAGGAGAAGTATGCCTAA
- the carB gene encoding carbamoyl-phosphate synthase large subunit, whose amino-acid sequence MPKRTDIKSVLIIGSGPIIIGQACEFDYSGSQACKALREEGYRVILVNSNPATIMTDPDMADRVYVEPLIPEILEEIIRIERPDTLLPTIGGQTGLNLATILSERGVLGRYNVELIGANYAAIKKAEDREEFKAAMERINLEVPKSGLAHNMKDAKKVAKEIGFPLIIRPSYTLGGTGASVCYNIEEFESLAQRGLEHSMINEILIEESVLGWKEYEFEVIRDKIDNVIIICSIENFDPMGIHTGDSIAVAPAQTMNDKEYQNMRNASIRIIREIGVETGGSNIQFAVNQDTGRMVVIEMNPRVSRSSALASKATGFPIAKIAAKLAIGYTLDEIPNDITKKTPASFEPAIDYCVVKIPRFTFEKFKGADETLTVSMKSVGEVMSIGRTFKEALQKGLRSLETGVFGLNDERLAGINDHEWIKQKLIRPNKDRVFYIRHALRAGFDIDEIYAISGIDRWFLKNIEDIIEFERELELYRKDRPLSSESKHSLPEEVMLKAKKYGFSDRQLGDIVGHSEEEIRAWRISKNIRSVFKLVDTCAAEFEAYTPYYYSTYETEDESRNSDKQKIMILGGGPNRIGQGIEFDYCCVHAAFALKDLGYETIMVNSNPETVSTDYDTSDKLYFEPLALENVLDIVEREKPAGVIVQFGGQTPLNLAVPLKKAGVHIIGTTPESIDIAEDRDKFKTLLKKLDLTQPENGIAVSFEEARDVANVIGYPVVVRPSYVLGGRAMEIVYGEEDLKSFMVKAAEASPERPILIDKFLEDAIEIDVDAVADGEKCVVAGIMEHIEEAGIHSGDSACAFPPYSLDDTAIEKIKTYTYKLAKELNVIGLMNIQYAVKNDIIYVLEVNPRASRTIPFVSKATGIQWAKVAAKMMVGLKLKDLGIEKEIEIKHIAVKESVFPFNKFAGVDTILGPEMKSTGEVMGIDDNFGAAFWKAQLGAGQGLPSKGNVFVSIKNKDKRNVIFITKKLSDLGFKIYATRGTGKVLANNGIEVKFVHKVSEGRPHIVDMIKNGEISFIINTPSGRNPKQDEVLIRSGAIQYNIPYTTTLSGAQAVVNAIESMRKEKLRVKALQDYYI is encoded by the coding sequence ATGCCTAAGAGAACAGACATTAAGAGTGTCCTGATTATAGGATCCGGTCCAATTATAATAGGACAGGCGTGCGAATTCGATTATTCAGGAAGCCAGGCATGTAAAGCCCTGCGGGAAGAAGGTTACCGTGTAATCCTAGTGAACAGCAATCCCGCGACGATTATGACGGACCCGGACATGGCCGACAGGGTATACGTCGAGCCTCTTATCCCCGAGATCCTTGAAGAGATAATCCGGATAGAAAGACCGGACACACTCCTTCCTACGATCGGCGGCCAGACCGGCCTCAACCTCGCCACAATTCTCTCTGAGAGGGGAGTTCTCGGGCGCTATAACGTAGAGCTTATAGGAGCAAATTACGCTGCTATAAAAAAAGCCGAGGACCGGGAAGAATTCAAAGCCGCCATGGAAAGGATCAACCTTGAAGTCCCGAAGAGTGGTCTGGCCCATAACATGAAGGATGCCAAGAAAGTGGCAAAAGAAATAGGGTTCCCGCTGATCATAAGACCGAGTTATACACTCGGAGGTACCGGGGCCTCCGTCTGCTATAACATAGAGGAGTTTGAATCCCTAGCCCAGCGAGGTCTTGAGCATAGCATGATAAACGAGATCCTCATAGAAGAATCTGTCCTCGGGTGGAAGGAGTATGAGTTTGAAGTAATTAGAGACAAGATAGATAACGTGATAATTATCTGTTCCATTGAGAACTTTGATCCCATGGGCATCCATACGGGTGACAGTATTGCTGTGGCGCCTGCACAAACGATGAACGACAAAGAATACCAGAACATGAGGAACGCTTCAATCCGCATCATCAGGGAGATAGGTGTGGAGACAGGCGGTTCTAACATACAGTTCGCCGTCAACCAAGACACGGGAAGGATGGTGGTTATTGAGATGAACCCGAGGGTATCGCGGAGTTCCGCTCTGGCGTCTAAGGCTACCGGGTTCCCTATCGCGAAAATAGCGGCAAAGCTGGCGATAGGCTATACCCTGGATGAGATACCGAACGACATCACGAAAAAGACGCCTGCGTCTTTTGAGCCTGCAATCGATTACTGCGTGGTGAAGATACCAAGATTCACCTTCGAGAAATTTAAGGGAGCCGATGAGACGCTGACTGTTTCCATGAAATCGGTGGGGGAAGTCATGTCCATTGGCAGAACATTTAAGGAAGCCCTGCAAAAAGGTCTCAGGTCTCTGGAGACAGGGGTCTTCGGCCTCAACGACGAACGTCTTGCCGGGATCAACGACCACGAATGGATCAAGCAAAAACTAATCAGACCCAACAAGGACAGGGTTTTCTACATACGTCACGCCCTACGGGCCGGTTTCGATATTGATGAGATCTATGCCATATCGGGCATTGACAGATGGTTTCTTAAAAATATCGAGGATATTATCGAGTTCGAAAGAGAGCTTGAGCTATATCGGAAGGACCGCCCCCTATCCTCTGAATCGAAGCACAGTCTCCCTGAGGAGGTCATGCTCAAAGCCAAAAAATATGGTTTCTCAGACAGACAGTTGGGCGACATAGTTGGCCACTCAGAAGAAGAAATAAGGGCTTGGCGTATCAGTAAAAACATACGGAGCGTTTTCAAGCTCGTGGATACATGCGCGGCGGAGTTCGAGGCATATACACCTTATTACTACTCCACCTATGAGACGGAGGATGAGTCAAGAAATTCGGATAAACAGAAAATCATGATATTGGGCGGCGGACCGAACAGGATCGGACAAGGGATTGAGTTTGATTATTGTTGCGTCCATGCTGCATTCGCCCTAAAAGACCTCGGCTATGAGACCATAATGGTCAACAGTAACCCGGAGACGGTCAGCACAGACTATGACACATCCGACAAACTCTATTTCGAGCCCCTAGCCTTGGAAAATGTCCTCGACATCGTGGAAAGGGAAAAACCAGCAGGTGTAATCGTTCAATTTGGAGGCCAGACCCCACTCAACTTGGCAGTACCTTTGAAAAAGGCTGGAGTCCACATTATCGGTACCACACCAGAAAGCATAGATATTGCCGAGGATCGGGACAAGTTTAAGACACTGCTCAAGAAGCTGGATTTGACACAGCCCGAAAACGGCATAGCCGTCTCCTTTGAGGAAGCAAGGGATGTGGCTAATGTTATCGGTTATCCGGTTGTTGTCCGTCCGTCCTACGTTCTCGGAGGCAGAGCCATGGAGATCGTCTATGGTGAAGAAGACCTGAAATCCTTTATGGTGAAAGCGGCGGAAGCATCCCCCGAACGGCCCATCCTGATAGACAAGTTCCTTGAGGATGCCATTGAGATTGATGTAGATGCGGTGGCCGACGGCGAAAAATGCGTGGTTGCGGGCATCATGGAACATATTGAAGAGGCTGGTATCCATTCCGGCGACAGCGCCTGCGCCTTTCCACCGTACTCCCTTGATGATACCGCAATTGAGAAGATAAAGACCTATACGTATAAACTCGCCAAAGAGCTGAACGTAATCGGTCTCATGAACATCCAGTATGCGGTCAAGAACGACATAATCTATGTACTTGAGGTAAACCCTAGGGCAAGCAGGACGATTCCGTTCGTAAGCAAGGCCACAGGAATACAATGGGCCAAGGTGGCAGCCAAAATGATGGTAGGATTAAAGCTTAAAGACCTCGGCATCGAAAAGGAGATCGAAATCAAACATATAGCAGTAAAAGAGTCCGTCTTTCCGTTCAATAAATTCGCAGGGGTGGATACCATACTCGGCCCGGAAATGAAATCCACCGGCGAAGTGATGGGTATTGACGATAATTTCGGAGCCGCTTTCTGGAAGGCCCAGCTCGGAGCAGGACAAGGTCTTCCGTCCAAGGGTAATGTCTTTGTGAGTATAAAGAACAAAGACAAGAGAAATGTCATCTTCATCACAAAAAAACTATCCGACCTCGGTTTCAAGATCTATGCAACCCGAGGCACAGGCAAAGTGCTCGCCAACAACGGCATTGAAGTGAAGTTCGTCCACAAAGTATCTGAAGGAAGACCTCACATTGTGGATATGATAAAAAACGGCGAAATCAGCTTCATAATAAACACACCCAGCGGGCGAAACCCGAAACAGGATGAGGTGCTTATAAGGTCGGGAGCCATACAGTACAATATTCCGTATACCACCACCCTTTCTGGGGCCCAGGCGGTAGTAAACGCTATAGAAAGTATGAGGAAGGAGAAACTACGGGTCAAGGCCTTGCAGGATTATTACATCTGA
- a CDS encoding phosphoenolpyruvate carboxykinase (GTP) — protein sequence MSTFVEQWVEEQAKLTKPDKIYWVHGTEQEMRDLIRIGIEKEMTGSNRTFRELNHEVFANSYFHRSHPNDVARTEQLTFVCTPDREDAGPNNNWMEPREAKETVSRIFDGCMKGRTLYVIPYMMGHPNSPYAKPCIQITDSIYVVVSMYIMTRVGEATLERIGGSDKFVKGLHSIADLNPERRYIMHFPQEDLVMSVGSGYGGNALLGKKCFSLRIASYQGRQEGWLAEHMIIMGVEDKKTGEIMYVLGSFPSACGKTNLAMIDPILEGYNVTTLGDDIAWINVGPDGRLYAINPEAGFFGVAPGTSDKTNPQMMKTLKAGKVFPTLFTNTGLDTDTNSPWWESLSDIAPAHLLDWQGNSWRPESGKVVAHPNSRFTVAARNCPTLSPEFDNPNGVPISAILFGGRRSDTIPLVCESFDWNHGVFKASSLGSETTTAAAGAVGVVRRDPMAMLPFCGYNMADYFKHWMSVGSKLTSPPKIFFVNWFKKDVQGKFIWPGFRDNFRIIKWMMDRVKGTVPAMETPVGLLPYHADLNLSGLDLSRDTLEKLFEIKSDDWKKEVEGIVEFYSRFGDRIPKELEDHLEKVKKSF from the coding sequence ATGTCTACGTTTGTCGAACAATGGGTCGAAGAACAGGCGAAGCTTACCAAACCGGACAAAATATACTGGGTTCATGGAACGGAACAGGAAATGCGCGACCTTATCAGGATCGGGATTGAGAAGGAGATGACGGGGTCGAACCGGACGTTCAGGGAATTGAACCATGAAGTTTTTGCTAACTCTTACTTCCACAGAAGCCATCCTAACGATGTGGCCAGGACGGAACAGCTCACCTTCGTATGCACGCCTGACAGGGAAGATGCGGGTCCTAATAACAACTGGATGGAACCCAGGGAGGCGAAAGAGACCGTTTCTCGAATCTTTGATGGATGCATGAAAGGCCGTACCCTTTACGTGATCCCCTACATGATGGGCCATCCTAACTCTCCCTACGCCAAACCGTGTATACAAATCACCGATTCTATATATGTAGTGGTCAGCATGTACATCATGACCCGTGTGGGTGAGGCTACTCTGGAACGGATCGGAGGCTCCGACAAATTCGTGAAGGGTCTCCACTCCATCGCCGACCTCAATCCCGAAAGACGCTACATCATGCATTTCCCTCAGGAAGATCTCGTGATGAGTGTAGGCTCCGGCTACGGCGGGAATGCCCTGCTCGGTAAGAAATGTTTTTCATTGAGGATCGCATCATATCAAGGCCGCCAAGAAGGATGGCTCGCAGAGCATATGATTATCATGGGCGTGGAAGATAAAAAGACCGGGGAGATCATGTATGTTCTTGGCTCCTTTCCTTCGGCATGCGGCAAGACGAATCTTGCAATGATTGACCCGATCCTTGAGGGTTACAATGTAACGACGCTCGGCGACGACATTGCTTGGATCAACGTCGGGCCGGATGGGAGGTTATACGCCATCAATCCCGAAGCAGGTTTTTTTGGAGTTGCGCCTGGTACCTCAGATAAAACGAATCCTCAGATGATGAAAACCCTGAAGGCGGGCAAAGTTTTCCCCACTCTTTTCACAAACACAGGGTTGGACACGGATACAAATTCTCCATGGTGGGAAAGTCTCTCCGACATAGCTCCTGCACATCTCCTTGACTGGCAGGGAAATTCATGGAGGCCGGAATCCGGCAAAGTCGTTGCCCACCCCAACTCCAGGTTTACCGTGGCAGCGCGTAATTGTCCTACGCTTTCCCCCGAATTTGACAATCCGAATGGTGTTCCCATCTCGGCCATCCTTTTCGGAGGGAGAAGGTCCGATACTATCCCTCTTGTGTGCGAAAGCTTTGACTGGAATCACGGGGTCTTCAAGGCCTCTTCTCTCGGTTCCGAGACCACGACCGCCGCAGCGGGCGCAGTTGGTGTGGTGAGGCGTGATCCCATGGCGATGCTGCCATTCTGTGGCTATAACATGGCCGACTATTTCAAACATTGGATGAGCGTTGGGAGCAAACTTACGAGCCCTCCCAAGATATTCTTCGTCAACTGGTTCAAGAAGGACGTTCAGGGCAAGTTCATTTGGCCCGGCTTCCGTGATAATTTTCGCATCATTAAATGGATGATGGATAGGGTAAAAGGCACGGTTCCGGCGATGGAGACCCCTGTAGGCCTTCTGCCTTACCATGCTGACCTCAATCTGTCGGGCCTTGATCTTTCTCGCGATACACTTGAGAAGCTTTTTGAAATCAAAAGTGATGACTGGAAAAAAGAGGTGGAGGGGATCGTCGAGTTTTATAGCCGGTTTGGCGACAGGATACCCAAGGAACTGGAAGACCATCTTGAAAAGGTGAAAAAAAGTTTTTAG
- a CDS encoding ATP-binding cassette domain-containing protein produces MRVNGDILKLSHVRNIVEIKNATVYRGETMVFERLSLKITAGQNTAILGPNGAGKSTLLKLLTREIYPLQEGEGYVRVFGHGLWNVWDIRNHLGVVSQDLQAEYLGDVRGIDVLLSGLYSSIGIWTHQKFTVRDLERAGRMLEILGVSNCEKKQFREMSTGEQRRLLLGRALINGPEALVLDEPTSGLDIRACFQYLTIIGDLIASGKTVVLVTHHVHEIPPGIERVVLLKDGKVAADGGKAHVMTSENLTDLFDIPVEVVHINGFYQAMPGLR; encoded by the coding sequence ATGCGTGTAAACGGAGACATCCTGAAATTGTCCCATGTACGCAATATAGTGGAGATTAAGAATGCCACCGTCTATCGGGGGGAGACTATGGTATTCGAGAGACTCTCCCTGAAGATAACCGCGGGGCAAAATACCGCTATACTGGGACCGAACGGCGCCGGAAAGTCCACACTCCTAAAACTTCTGACTAGAGAGATATATCCTTTGCAAGAAGGGGAGGGTTATGTCAGAGTGTTTGGTCATGGCCTCTGGAATGTGTGGGACATCAGAAACCATTTGGGTGTAGTGTCTCAAGACCTTCAGGCGGAGTATTTGGGGGATGTGCGGGGGATTGACGTTCTTCTCTCCGGATTATACTCCAGCATCGGAATATGGACCCATCAGAAATTTACCGTGCGGGACTTGGAGCGTGCCGGACGTATGCTGGAAATTCTTGGGGTATCGAATTGCGAGAAGAAACAGTTTCGAGAGATGTCAACGGGGGAGCAGCGGAGACTTCTTCTAGGTCGGGCGCTGATCAACGGGCCTGAAGCACTCGTTTTGGATGAACCTACGAGTGGACTTGACATAAGGGCCTGTTTTCAATACCTGACCATCATCGGAGACCTTATTGCATCAGGGAAAACCGTAGTTCTCGTCACCCACCATGTGCACGAGATACCACCTGGAATTGAAAGAGTTGTCCTTCTTAAAGACGGAAAAGTTGCAGCTGACGGAGGCAAGGCCCATGTTATGACGAGTGAGAACTTGACTGATCTTTTTGACATTCCAGTAGAAGTGGTTCATATAAACGGATTTTATCAAGCCATGCCGGGTCTGCGGTAA